One segment of Rhodopirellula baltica SH 1 DNA contains the following:
- a CDS encoding glycosyltransferase family 4 protein — protein sequence MSMISNDLLKIAFVGDYLPRKCGIATFTHDLRIGVARETCAECIVVTLDDIEGGYAYDNEVQFQVADQELDEYQSAADFLNFSNVDVISLQHEFGIFGGPCGSHILALLQDVRMPVVTTLHTVLSEPNEAQRAVMMQLIRLSTRLVVMTERSRQTLLDTYSVDSDQIDVIAHGIPEAPETDQSVLKEQFGVEDKPVALTFGLLSPGKGIEHVLKAIPEIVAKFPDFIYIILGATHPSLLREQGERYRISLERMAKELGVSKHVSFYNRFVELEELTEFIGAADLYITPYLNVEQAVSGTLAYAFGCGQAVISTPYWHAEELLADGRGVLVPFADPSAIAREVIGLLSDDDRRLAMRDKAYDLGRDMTWEHVSQLYIDSFNRARDQRTSSLKPLAVRTLDEQPLALPQMQLDHLQHLSDSTGVVQHAIYSIPDHAHGYCTDDNARALILTVLLEEQGKDSTEVRSLASRYAAFLNNAFNRETGRFRNFLSFDRQWLETDGSDDSQGRALWALGTCIGRSSNANLVAWAREVFHQALPACEKTSSPRTWALAIIGIHEYLRRYSGDRVAAAMSHQLAERLADMYDATATDAWPWFEKIATYNNAKLSQSMITHGRWFDNQRVADIGMKSLRWLCEVQLSPQGRFRPIGSNGFSPEGGVAAVFDQQAIEAHAMVSASIEAFAATKDKFWSEQAHLAFDWFLGRNDLGQPIYDPSTGGCFDGLMENQVNANQGAESTLAFLLSLAEMRGLHTTLRVVANPTH from the coding sequence ATGTCAATGATATCAAATGACCTTCTGAAGATAGCCTTCGTCGGTGACTACCTGCCACGAAAATGTGGTATCGCAACTTTCACGCATGATTTGCGAATCGGTGTCGCCCGAGAGACTTGCGCCGAATGCATCGTTGTCACGCTCGACGACATCGAAGGCGGTTACGCCTATGACAACGAAGTCCAATTCCAAGTTGCCGATCAGGAACTGGATGAATACCAATCGGCCGCTGACTTTTTGAACTTCAGCAACGTGGATGTCATCTCGTTGCAACATGAATTTGGCATCTTTGGTGGCCCCTGCGGCAGCCACATTTTGGCACTTCTCCAAGACGTGCGGATGCCGGTTGTCACGACACTTCACACGGTTCTATCGGAACCAAACGAAGCCCAACGTGCCGTGATGATGCAGCTCATTCGCCTTTCCACTCGGTTGGTCGTGATGACCGAACGCAGTCGGCAAACGTTGCTGGACACCTACTCGGTCGACAGCGACCAGATCGACGTGATTGCTCACGGCATTCCGGAGGCTCCTGAAACCGACCAAAGCGTTCTCAAAGAACAATTCGGTGTGGAGGATAAACCCGTCGCTCTGACTTTTGGACTGCTCTCACCGGGAAAGGGAATCGAGCACGTACTGAAAGCGATCCCTGAAATCGTCGCGAAATTCCCAGACTTCATCTACATCATTCTGGGTGCCACTCACCCCAGTCTGCTTCGCGAACAAGGCGAACGCTATCGAATCAGCTTGGAACGGATGGCGAAGGAACTGGGGGTTTCCAAGCATGTCAGCTTCTACAACCGTTTCGTCGAACTGGAAGAACTGACTGAATTCATTGGTGCGGCCGACCTGTACATCACGCCTTACCTGAACGTCGAACAAGCCGTCTCGGGAACACTCGCTTACGCATTCGGGTGTGGCCAGGCGGTCATCTCGACTCCCTACTGGCACGCCGAAGAATTACTCGCCGACGGACGCGGAGTCCTGGTTCCCTTCGCGGATCCATCCGCGATCGCTCGCGAAGTGATCGGACTGTTGAGCGACGACGACCGACGCTTGGCGATGCGTGACAAAGCATATGACCTTGGCCGGGACATGACGTGGGAACACGTTTCTCAGTTGTACATTGATTCGTTCAATCGGGCTCGTGACCAACGAACATCGTCCTTGAAGCCACTGGCCGTCCGCACGTTGGACGAGCAACCATTGGCACTGCCACAAATGCAGCTGGATCACTTGCAACATCTCAGCGATTCAACCGGTGTCGTCCAACACGCGATCTATTCCATTCCTGATCATGCCCACGGGTATTGCACCGACGACAACGCCCGAGCCTTGATCCTGACGGTGCTGCTGGAGGAGCAAGGCAAAGATTCGACCGAAGTGCGTTCGTTGGCGTCGCGTTACGCGGCGTTCCTTAACAACGCCTTCAATCGAGAAACCGGACGTTTTCGCAATTTCCTCAGCTTTGATCGGCAATGGCTCGAAACCGACGGCTCGGACGACTCGCAAGGCCGCGCTTTGTGGGCGTTGGGAACTTGCATTGGCCGATCGAGCAACGCGAATTTGGTTGCCTGGGCACGCGAAGTGTTTCACCAAGCACTTCCGGCGTGTGAAAAGACCTCCTCACCGAGAACATGGGCCCTCGCGATCATCGGAATCCACGAATACCTCCGCCGCTACAGTGGCGATCGTGTTGCTGCGGCGATGAGTCATCAGCTCGCCGAACGATTGGCCGACATGTACGACGCCACCGCCACGGACGCTTGGCCTTGGTTTGAAAAGATCGCAACATACAACAACGCCAAGCTGTCCCAGTCCATGATCACTCATGGTCGCTGGTTCGACAATCAACGCGTCGCCGACATTGGAATGAAGTCCCTGCGTTGGCTCTGCGAAGTTCAACTTTCTCCACAAGGACGTTTCCGTCCGATCGGTTCCAACGGATTCAGTCCTGAGGGCGGAGTCGCGGCAGTCTTCGACCAGCAAGCAATCGAAGCTCACGCCATGGTTTCAGCCTCCATCGAAGCGTTTGCTGCTACCAAGGACAAATTCTGGTCCGAACAAGCGCACTTGGCATTCGACTGGTTCTTGGGCCGCAACGATCTTGGGCAACCAATCTACGACCCATCGACGGGCGGTTGCTTCGACGGTTTGATGGAAAACCAAGTCAATGCGAATCAGGGTGCTGAGTCGACACTCGCATTCCTACTTTCACTCGCCGAGATGCGAGGCCTTCATACCACGTTGCGTGTCGTCGCCAATCCAACTCACTGA